Proteins encoded in a region of the Sebastes fasciatus isolate fSebFas1 chromosome 9, fSebFas1.pri, whole genome shotgun sequence genome:
- the heatr5b gene encoding HEAT repeat-containing protein 5B isoform X2 produces the protein MRRLPLPVVIHPPGSRLTGEGVQQKVLAMELAHSLLLNEEALAQITEAKRPVFIFEWLRFLDKVLVAANRVDVKEKQKKLVEQLTGLISSAPGPPTRKLLAKNLATLYSIGDTFTVFQTLDKCNEIIKSKDDTPAYLPTKLAAVACVGAFYEKMGRMLGSSFPDTINNLLKALKSAESQGRGEILLSLQKVLCGLGGAAASCHRDIYKNARSLLTDRSMAVRCAVAKCLLELQNEAVFMWTTELENVATLCFKSLEGSNYGVRVAVAKLLGTVMATALMPKQAAVMRQNVKRATLEEVLELMATGFLRGGSGFLKSGGEMLKGGGSVSREVRVGITQAYVVFVTTLGGQWLERNFATFLSHVLDLVSHPRATQTHVEAVYSRRCVSFMLRATLGGLLGEKAQIAAGKELCQAISKQMRAVEAVVNDMSGENKAGAADVSASQHVMVCALKELGSLVHSLSATSSPLIQEPSIGLLETVTSVLLHPSMAARLAAAWCLRCVAVALPYQLTPLLDRCAERINNLKSSPEAVSGYSFAMAALLGGVHQCPLGIPHSKGKLVVSIAEDLLRTAAQNSRLSLQRTQAGWLLLGALMTLGPSLVRYHLPKMLLLWRNVFPRSQKELEAEKARGDSFTWQVTLEGRAGALCAMRSFVAHCPELLTEDVIRRLMTPIECAMTMMSHVPAIIKVHGAHLKASAAMVRLRLYDILALLPPKTYEGSFNALLRELVAEFTLTDNSANTTTSLLRSLCHCDDSVLMGSWLQETDHKCIEDQLQPNSASGSGALEHDPSSIYLRVPVGEDIPGPLPLGVSVIDASVALFGVVFPHVSFKHRLQMLDHFAECIKQAKGVRQQAVQLNIFTAVLSALKGLAENKSTLGPEEVRKSALALVMGALDNPNPILRCAAGEALGRMAQVVGEATFIARMAQTSFDKLKSARDVVSRTGHSLALGCLHRYVGGIGSGQHLKTSVSILLALAQDGSSHEVQTWALHSLALIVDSSGPMYRGYVEPTLSLVLTLLLTVPPSHTEVHQCLGRCLGALITTVGPELQGNGATISTIRSSCLVGCAIMQDHSDSLVQAAAISCLQQLHMFAPRHVNLSSLVPCLCVHLCSSHLLLRRAAVACLRQLAQREAAEVCEYAMSLAKRAGDHNTIKLNITETGLEGVLFGMLDRETDRKLCSDIHDTLGHMLSSLAVEKLSHWLKLCKDVLAATTDVGAPVVFEVEKDEEDGEKKDEMDDDTMFTGLGEDDKTKPSVAPRWVTRVFAADCLCRIILLCENDKAHFDLAAARSAQAKNIKGDQLVLHLSDLIRMAFMAATDHSNQLRMAGLQALEDIIKKFASVPEPEFPGHVILEQYQANVGAALRPAFSPDTPSDITAKACQVCSTWIGSGVVSDLNDLRRVHNLLVSSLDKVQAGKGSSSQLYSESATTMEKLAVLKAWAEVYVVAMKIKKEAESKPAKPVRTGDDDEDEDDMGADVLPPDSLITLVQPELPSLSRLWLAMLRDYALLTLPAEFSSQLPPDGGAFYTPETIDTARLHYRGSWAPVLHAVALWLSSTGFGAGAEKEEVPSAPSRVAAITQAATSTTKTFEESVRDRMHLMLGVSIEFLCFPRPEEPIEHVMSCLHALFTLLESPCAKIHIAEDQLLAVELLNVLHRLLLTRDPPAVQLQVTAVVQETIRAAQDHLQRQKDRKGKEEEGEKDSEPSLGEGGHTGELVPGKSLVFAAMELLVFVLVRHLPQLNARVKESPSHVPLRPQRLPEESARLVANTVSILAELPSLCSPAGSMTILPTVLFLITGVLKETAVKTADNSVPVTVSAALQGIKTIITSPLARVESMQTQWTGLVRSSLASVLEHSQPDESRPDMDEVSMLTAITLFLLSASNELVGVTVLQKGCMDRFRNALNSSDPWVQARCYQRLLSVFQHSSRALSTPYIHALAPLMVEKLKAVERSRPGTAAELQAVQEGIRVLENLVGMGEEQNRVQLLALLVPTLISYLLDENAISSAPQVSRGLHDFALQNLMRIGPLYPAAFKIVIGAAPELKIRLEAAIRANQASSRAKAAARLAQPAMQAGPTIKLKTSFF, from the exons GCGAGGGTGTACAGCAAAAGGTCCTCGCCATGGAGCTGGCTCACAGTCTGCTGCTCAATGAAGAGGCCTTGGCCCAGATCACTGAAGCAAAGAGGCCTGTCTTCATCTTCGAATGGCTCCGCTTCTTGGATAAAGTGCTTGTGGCAGCAAATAGG GTGGATGTGaaggagaagcagaagaagctgGTGGAGCAGCTGACAGGACTGATCAGCAGTGCTCCTGGACCGCCAACGAGAAAACTGCTGGCCAAAAACCTTGCTACCCTCTACAGCATTGGCGACACCTTCACTGTTTTCCAGACTCTGGATAAATGCAATGAGATCATCAAAAGCAAGGATGACACACCTGCGTACTTACCAACGAAACT TGCTGCAGTGGCATGTGTTGGAGCTTTTTATGAGAAGATGGGCAGGATGCTGGGGAGCTCCTTTCCAGACACCATTAATAATCTTTTGAAGGCATTAAAGAGTGCAGAG TCCCAGGGCAGAGGAGAGATCCTTCTCAGCCTGCAGAAGGTGCTCTGTGGTCtgggaggagctgcagcttcaTGTCACAGAGATATCTACAAGAATGCCCGCTCTCTACTCACAGACAGGTCCATGGCTGTACGCTGTGCCGTAGCAAAG TGCCTGTTGGAGCTGCAGAATGAGGCGGTATTCATGTGGACCACAGAACTGGAGAACGTGGCCACTTTGTGTTTCAAATCATTGGAAGGATCTAACTACGGTGTTCGGGTAGCAGTGGCCAAACTGCTGGGGACAGTCATGGCCACTGCCCTGATGCCCAAACAAGCAGCTG tgaTGCGTCAGAACGTGAAGCGGGCCACTCTGGAGGAGGTGCTGGAGCTAATGGCCACAGGCTTTCTGCGTGGTGGATCCGGCTTCCTGAAGAGTGGAGGGGAGATGCTGAAGGGGGGAGGCTCTGTCAGCAGGGAGGTGCGGGTGGGCATCACACAG GCCTATGTTGTGTTTGTGACTACACTCGGTGGTCAGTGGCTGGAGCGCAACTTTGCCACATTCCTGTCCCACGTTTTGGACCTCGTATCTCACCCACGGGCCACGCAGACACACGTTGAGGCTGTGTACTCACGCCGCTGTGTTTCCTTCATGCTACGCGCCACCCTGGGGGGCTTACTTGGAGAGAAAGCACAAATTGCAGCCGGCAAAGAACTCTGCCAAGCCATCAGCAAGCAAATGAGGGCTGTGG AGGCAGTTGTGAATGACATGAGTGGAGAGAACAAGGCAGGGGCAGCTGATGTTTCTGCCAGTCAGCATGTCATGGTGTGTGCCCTAAAGGAGCTGGGCAGTCTGGTTCACAGCTTGAGTGCCACATCTTCACCACTCATCCAGGAGCCTTCAATAG GACTCCTTGAGACTGTGACCTCAGTGCTTCTGCACCCGagcatggcggctcgtttggccGCTGCGTGGTGCTTGCGCTGTGTTGCCGTGGCTCTGCCCTATCAGTTGACCCCGCTGCTGGACCGCTGTGCGGAGAGAATCAACAACCTGAAGAGTTCGCCTGAGGCTGTGAGCGGCTACAGCTTTGCGATGGCTGCTCTGCTGGGAGGCGTACACCAGTGTCCTCTGGGTATCCCCCACTCCAAGGGCAAG TTGGTGGTGAGTATAGCTGAAGACCTCCTGAGGACAGCTGCTCAGAATAGTCGACTGTCCCTGCAGCGCACACAGGCTGGATGGCTGCTGCTGGGTGCCCTCATGACTCTGG GTCCCTCCCTCGTGCGCTATCACCTTCCcaagatgctgctgctgtggaggaACGTGTTTCCTCGCTCCCAGAAGGAGCTGGAGGCAGAAAAGGCTAGGGGAGACTCCTTCACCTGGCAGGTCACCCTGGAGGGCCGAGCTGGAGCACTGTGTG CCATGCGCAGCTTTGTGGCCCATTGTCCCGAGCTGCTCACAGAGGATGTGATCCGCAGACTGATGACTCCCATTGAATGTGCCATGACCATGATGTCTCA TGTACCTGCCATCATTAAGGTCCATGGTGCTCACCTGAAAGCTAGTGCAGCGATGGTGAGGCTCAGGTTGTACGACATCCTGGCTCTGTTGCCTCCCAAGACCTATGAAG GCAGCTTTAACGCCCTCCTGAGGGAGCTGGTGGCAGAGTTCACTTTGACTGACAACTCGGCCAACACTACCACCTCCTTGCTGCGCTCTCTCTGTCACTGTGACGACAGTGTGCTCATGGGCTCCTGGCTACAGGAGACTGACCACAAGTGCATAGAAGATCAG CTGCAGCCCAACAGCGCGTCTGGCAGCGGAGCTCTCGAACACGATCCCTCCTCGATCTACCTGCGTGTTCCTGTCGGCGAGGACATCCCAGGGCCTCTCCCTCTGGGTGTGTCCGTCATCGACGCTTCAGTGGCTCTGTTTGGCGTGGTTTTCCCCCATGTCTCCTTCAAACACAG GCTGCAGATGCTGGACCACTTTGCAGAGTGTATCAAGCAGGCTAAAGGAGTTCGACAGCAGGCAGTCCAACTGAACATCTTTACTGCGGTACTTAGTGCCCTCAAG GGTTTGGCTGAGAACAAGAGTACTCTGGGTCCTGAGGAGGTGCGTAAGTCGGCTCTGGCCCTGGTGATGGGAGCGCTGGACAATCCCAACCCCATCCTGCGCTGTGCTGCTGGAGAGGCTCTGGGCAGGATGGCTCAGGTGGTGGGAGAGGCTACCTTCATCGCCAGAATGGCACAGACCAGCTTTGATAA ACTGAAGTCTGCCCGTGATGTAGTATCAAGGACGGGCCATTCACTGGCTCTCGGCTGTCTGCATCGATATGTTGGAGGAATTGGCTCGGGCCAGCACTTAAAGACCAGCgtcagcatcctgttggctCTGGCCCAGGATGGGTCGTCTCACGAGGTCCAG ACATGGGCTCTGCACTCTCTGGCTCTGATTGTGGATTCTAGTGGTCCAATGTACCGAGGCTACGTGGAGCCCACGCTGTCCCTGGTACTCACCCTGCTCCTCACTGTGCCGCCGTCCCACACAGAGGTGCACCAGTGTTTGGGCCGCTGCCTGGGAGCTCTCATCACCACCGTGGGACCAGAACTACAGG GAAATGGAGCCACTATCTCCACCATCCGCTCGTCCTGCCTGGTTGGTTGTGCCATAATGCAGGACCACTCGGATTCTCTTGTGCAGGCAGCTGCCATCTCATGTTTGCAGCAGCTGCACATGTTTGCTCCACGCCACGTCAACCTGTCCAGCCTGGTGCCCTGTCTCTGT GTGCACCTGTGCAGCTCTCACCTGTTGCTGCGTCGCGCTGCCGTGGCCTGCCTGAGACAGCTCGCTCAGAGAGAGGCTGCTGAGGTCTGTGAGTACGCCATGAGCCTGGCGAAGAGAGCAGGAGACCACAATACAATCA AGCTGAACATCACGGAGACCGGTCTGGAGGGTGTTCTGTTCGGCATGCTGGATCGGGAGACGGACAGGAAGCTGTGTTCTGATATCCATGATACACTGGGCCACATGCTGTCGTCTCTTGCTGTGGAAAAGCTTTCTCATTGGCTGAAACTCTGCAAAGATGTCCTGGCAGCAACTACAG atGTTGGAGCACCAGTTGTATTCGAGGTGGAAAAGGATGAGGAAGACGGCGAGAAAAAAGACGAGATGGACGATGACACCATGTTCACAGGCCTGGGCGAAGATGACAAGACCAAGCCCTCTGTGGCACCGCGCTGGGTGACGCGGGTATTTGCGGCGGACTGCTTGTGCCGCATCATCCTGCTGTGTGAGAATGACAAGGCGCACTTTGACCTGGCAGCTGCCCGCTCTGCACAAGCCAAGAACATCAAAG GAGATCAGCTGGTGCTCCATTTGTCTGACCTCATCCGCATGGCCTTCATGGCGGCCACGGACCACAGTAACCAGCTGAGGATGGCCGGCCTGCAGGCCCTGGAGGACATCATTAAAAAGTTTGCGTCCGTACCGGAGCCTGAGTTCCCAGGGCACGTTATCCTGGAACAATACCAGGCCAAT GTCGGAGCTGCCCTCAGACCTGCCTTTTCACCTGATACACCGTCTGACATAACAGCTAAGGCATGCCAG GTTTGTAGTACGTGGATTGGTAGTGGCGTAGTCAGTGACCTCAATGACCTGCGGCGAGTCCACAACCTCCTTGTGTCGTCGCTGGACAAGGTGCAGGCTGGGAAGGGCTCGTCCAGTCAGCTGTACAGTGAGAGCGCCACCACAATGGAGAAACTGGCCGTGCTGAAGGCGTGGGCTGAG GTGTACGTGGTGGCGATGAAGATCAAGAAAGAGGCCGAGTCTAAGCCGGCCAAACCAGTCCGAACTGGAGACGACGACGAGGATGAGGACGACATGGGCGCCGACGTGCTTCCACCCGACAGCCTCATCACTTTGGTGCAGCCAGAGCTGCCCTCGCTGAGCCGCCTGTGGCTGGCCATGCTGCGAGACTACGCTCTGCTCACTCTGCCTGCCGAGTTTTCCAGTCAGCTGCCCCCTGATG gTGGAGCGTTTTATACTCCAGAGACGATAGACACAGCGAGGCTCCACTATCGCGGTTCGTGGGCCCCCGTCCTGCATGCTGTGGCCCTGTGGCTGAGCAGCACTGGGTTCGGAGCTGGTGCTGAGAAAGAAGAGGTCCCCTCAGCTCCCTCCAGGGTTGCTGCCATCACTCAAGCAGCCACCTCCACCACTAAGACCTTTGAAGAGTCGGTCAGGGACAGGATGCATCTCATGTTGG gtgtcagTATAGAGTTTCTCTGCTTCCCCCGACCCGAGGAGCCCATTGAACACGTGATGTCCTGCCTGCACGCCCTGTTCACTCTGCTAGAATCTCCATGTGCTAAGATCCATATCGCAGAGGACCAG CTGTTGGCAGTGGAGCTGCTGAACGTGCTCCACAGGCTGCTGTTGACCCGGGATCCTCCTGCTGTACAGCTTCAGGTCACTGCGGTCGTACAGGAGACTATCAGGGCTGCACAGGACCACCTGCAGCGACAGAAGGACCGCAAAG GCAAAGAGGAAGAAGGCGAGAAAGACTCTGAGCCCAGCCTCGGGGAAGGAGGACACACGGGGGAGCTCGTCCCCGGCAAGTCTCTGGTGTTTGCAGCCATGGAGTTGCTCGTGTTCGTCCTGGTCCGCCACTTACCGCAGCTTAATGCACGTGTGAAGGAGTCGCCCAGCCATGTGCCACTCAGGCCTCAGCGACTACCCGAAGAAAGTGCCCGCCTGGTGGCAAACACAGTTTCCATCCTGGCAGAGCTGCCCTCGCTCTGCTCTCCTGCTG GAAGCATGACCATCCTACCCACGGTGCTCTTCCTAATCACGGGGGTGCTGAAGGAGACTGCGGTGAAGACTGCTGACAACTCGGTGCCGGTGACTGTGTCGGCTGCCCTGCAGGGCATCAAGACCATCATCACCTCCCCACTGGCCCGGGTGGAGAGCATGCAGACGCAGTGGACCGGCCTTGTGAGGAGCAGCCTGGCGTCTGTACTTGAGCACTCACAGCCAG aTGAGTCCAGGCCTGACATGGATGAGGTCAGTATGTTAACAGCAATCACACTCTTCCTGCTGTCTGCCAGCAATGAACTCGTAGGAGTAACCGTCCTGCAGAAGGGCTGCATGGACCGCTTCCGAAACGCCCTCAACTCCAGTGATCCCTGG GTTCAGGCGCGGTGTTACCAGCGGCTGTTGTCGGTGTTCCAGCACTCCAGCCGAGCCCTGTCCACTCCGTACATTCACGCTCTGGCTCCGCTCATGGTGGAGAAGCTGAAGGCAGTGGAGCGCAGTCGGCCGGGGACCGCTGCTGAGCTGCAGGCCGTGCAGGAGGGCATCCGGGTCCTGGAGAATCTGGTCGGCATGGGTGAAGAGCAGAACC gGGTGCAGTTGCTGGCTCTTCTCGTACCAACTCTCATCTCCTACCTTTTGGATGAAAATGCCATCTCCTCCGCGCCCCAAGTCTCCAGAGGCCTGCATGATTTCGCCCTCCAGAATTTGATGCGGATTGGCCCCCTCTATCCAGCTGCCTTCAAGATAGTAATTGGTGCGGCACCCGAGCTTAAAATCCGTTTGGAAGCTGCTATACGGGCCAACCAGGCCAGCAGCAGAGCCAAAGCTGCAGCCAGGCTAGCGCAGCCGGCGATGCAAGCTGGACCAACCATCAAACTCAAGACGAGCTTCTTCTGA